A genome region from Triticum aestivum cultivar Chinese Spring chromosome 2B, IWGSC CS RefSeq v2.1, whole genome shotgun sequence includes the following:
- the LOC123044291 gene encoding putative anthocyanidin reductase isoform X1, whose protein sequence is MSRVCVTGAAGYIASWLVKKLLDRGCTVHGTVRNLGDEKKTELLRGLPGAAERLVLFEADIYDAASFEPAIQGCEFVFLVATPLQHNSGSSKYKDTTEATLDATRTILQQCERSKTVKRVIHTGSVVTASPLREDGDGYKEFVNESCWTPLGLSCDHSNEYMDAYVSSKTISEEELLKYNDDFFEGRAFDVVVLVCGLVGGDTILPYISDSLHVMLSPLTGIEIYHNSLKFLQALLGSVPLVHVDDVCEAHVFCMEKSSDVVGGRYLCTTAHTNMHDILEHYARMHPELERIKEVVGEGLRVQANTNKLVELGFKYKYGAEEVLDGSVDCGKRLGLL, encoded by the exons ATGAGCAGGGTGTGCGTCACCGGAGCTGCAGGCTACATCGCGTCCTGGCTCGTCAAGAAGCTCCTCGACAGAGGCTGCACCGTCCATGGGACCGTACGAAACCTCG GGGAtgagaagaagacggagctgctgaggGGGCTCCCCGGCGCGGCGGAGCGGCTGGTGCTGTTCGAGGCGGACATCTATGACGCTGCCTCATTCGAGCCGGCCATCCAAGGCTGCGAGTTCGTCTTCCTCGTCGCCACCCCGCTGCAGCACAACTCCGGCAGCTCCAAG TACAAGGACACCACCGAAGCGACATTGGACGCGACGCGCACCATCCTGCAGCAGTGCGAGCGGTCCAAGACGGTGAAGCGTGTCATCCACACGGGCTCCGTTGTCACAGCCTCGCCGCTCCGGGAGGACGGCGACGGGTACAAAGAGTTCGTGAACGAATCCTGCTGGACCCCACTCGGCCTGTCCTGCGACCACAGCAACGAATACATGGAC GCTTATGTATCCTCGAAGACCATCTCTGAGGAGGAATTACTCAAGTACAACGATGACTTCTTCGAGGGTAGAGCGTTCGACGTTGTTGTCTTGGTATGCGGCCTCGTAGGAGGAGACACCATCCTGCCGTACATCAGTGATAGCCTCCATGTCATGTTGTCGCCTCTAACCGGCATCGAGATCTATCACAACTCCCTCAAGTTCCTACAGGCCCTCCTCGGCTCCGTACCACTGGTGCATGTCGATGACGTCTGCGAGGCACATGTCTTCTGCATGGAGAAGTCGTCTGATGTTGTTGGTGGCCGATACCTTTGCACCACCGCGCACACCAACATGCATGACATCTTGGAGCACTACGCCCGCATGCACCCCGAACTCGAGCGGATCAAAGA AGTGGTGGGAGAGGGATTGAGAGTGCAGGCTAACACAAACAAACTTGTGGAGCTGGGATTCAAGTATAAGTATGGAGCAGAGGAGGTGCTTGATGGAAGCGTGGATTGCGGGAAGAGGTTAGGATTGTTGTAA
- the LOC123044291 gene encoding putative anthocyanidin reductase isoform X3, giving the protein MSRVCVTGAAGYIASWLVKKLLDRGCTVHGTVRNLGDEKKTELLRGLPGAAERLVLFEADIYDAASFEPAIQGCEFVFLVATPLQHNSGSSKYKDTTEATLDATRTILQQCERSKTVKRVIHTGSVVTASPLREDGDGYKEFVNESCWTPLGLSCDHSNEYMDAYVSSKTISEEELLKYNDDFFEGRAFDVVVLALLGSVPLVHVDDVCEAHVFCMEKSSDVVGGRYLCTTAHTNMHDILEHYARMHPELERIKEVVGEGLRVQANTNKLVELGFKYKYGAEEVLDGSVDCGKRLGLL; this is encoded by the exons ATGAGCAGGGTGTGCGTCACCGGAGCTGCAGGCTACATCGCGTCCTGGCTCGTCAAGAAGCTCCTCGACAGAGGCTGCACCGTCCATGGGACCGTACGAAACCTCG GGGAtgagaagaagacggagctgctgaggGGGCTCCCCGGCGCGGCGGAGCGGCTGGTGCTGTTCGAGGCGGACATCTATGACGCTGCCTCATTCGAGCCGGCCATCCAAGGCTGCGAGTTCGTCTTCCTCGTCGCCACCCCGCTGCAGCACAACTCCGGCAGCTCCAAG TACAAGGACACCACCGAAGCGACATTGGACGCGACGCGCACCATCCTGCAGCAGTGCGAGCGGTCCAAGACGGTGAAGCGTGTCATCCACACGGGCTCCGTTGTCACAGCCTCGCCGCTCCGGGAGGACGGCGACGGGTACAAAGAGTTCGTGAACGAATCCTGCTGGACCCCACTCGGCCTGTCCTGCGACCACAGCAACGAATACATGGAC GCTTATGTATCCTCGAAGACCATCTCTGAGGAGGAATTACTCAAGTACAACGATGACTTCTTCGAGGGTAGAGCGTTCGACGTTGTTGTCTTG GCCCTCCTCGGCTCCGTACCACTGGTGCATGTCGATGACGTCTGCGAGGCACATGTCTTCTGCATGGAGAAGTCGTCTGATGTTGTTGGTGGCCGATACCTTTGCACCACCGCGCACACCAACATGCATGACATCTTGGAGCACTACGCCCGCATGCACCCCGAACTCGAGCGGATCAAAGA AGTGGTGGGAGAGGGATTGAGAGTGCAGGCTAACACAAACAAACTTGTGGAGCTGGGATTCAAGTATAAGTATGGAGCAGAGGAGGTGCTTGATGGAAGCGTGGATTGCGGGAAGAGGTTAGGATTGTTGTAA
- the LOC123044291 gene encoding dihydroflavonol 4-reductase isoform X4, with protein sequence MSRVCVTGAAGYIASWLVKKLLDRGCTVHGTVRNLGDEKKTELLRGLPGAAERLVLFEADIYDAASFEPAIQGCEFVFLVATPLQHNSGSSKYKDTTEATLDATRTILQQCERSKTVKRVIHTGSVVTASPLREDGDGYKEFVNESCWTPLGLSCDHSNEYMDFLQALLGSVPLVHVDDVCEAHVFCMEKSSDVVGGRYLCTTAHTNMHDILEHYARMHPELERIKEVVGEGLRVQANTNKLVELGFKYKYGAEEVLDGSVDCGKRLGLL encoded by the exons ATGAGCAGGGTGTGCGTCACCGGAGCTGCAGGCTACATCGCGTCCTGGCTCGTCAAGAAGCTCCTCGACAGAGGCTGCACCGTCCATGGGACCGTACGAAACCTCG GGGAtgagaagaagacggagctgctgaggGGGCTCCCCGGCGCGGCGGAGCGGCTGGTGCTGTTCGAGGCGGACATCTATGACGCTGCCTCATTCGAGCCGGCCATCCAAGGCTGCGAGTTCGTCTTCCTCGTCGCCACCCCGCTGCAGCACAACTCCGGCAGCTCCAAG TACAAGGACACCACCGAAGCGACATTGGACGCGACGCGCACCATCCTGCAGCAGTGCGAGCGGTCCAAGACGGTGAAGCGTGTCATCCACACGGGCTCCGTTGTCACAGCCTCGCCGCTCCGGGAGGACGGCGACGGGTACAAAGAGTTCGTGAACGAATCCTGCTGGACCCCACTCGGCCTGTCCTGCGACCACAGCAACGAATACATGGAC TTCCTACAGGCCCTCCTCGGCTCCGTACCACTGGTGCATGTCGATGACGTCTGCGAGGCACATGTCTTCTGCATGGAGAAGTCGTCTGATGTTGTTGGTGGCCGATACCTTTGCACCACCGCGCACACCAACATGCATGACATCTTGGAGCACTACGCCCGCATGCACCCCGAACTCGAGCGGATCAAAGA AGTGGTGGGAGAGGGATTGAGAGTGCAGGCTAACACAAACAAACTTGTGGAGCTGGGATTCAAGTATAAGTATGGAGCAGAGGAGGTGCTTGATGGAAGCGTGGATTGCGGGAAGAGGTTAGGATTGTTGTAA
- the LOC123044291 gene encoding putative anthocyanidin reductase isoform X2, which translates to MSRVCVTGAAGYIASWLVKKLLDRGCTVHGTVRNLGDEKKTELLRGLPGAAERLVLFEADIYDAASFEPAIQGCEFVFLVATPLQHNSGSSKYKDTTEATLDATRTILQQCERSKTVKRVIHTGSVVTASPLREDGDGYKEFVNESCWTPLGLSCDHSNEYMDAYVSSKTISEEELLKYNDDFFEGRAFDVVVLFLQALLGSVPLVHVDDVCEAHVFCMEKSSDVVGGRYLCTTAHTNMHDILEHYARMHPELERIKEVVGEGLRVQANTNKLVELGFKYKYGAEEVLDGSVDCGKRLGLL; encoded by the exons ATGAGCAGGGTGTGCGTCACCGGAGCTGCAGGCTACATCGCGTCCTGGCTCGTCAAGAAGCTCCTCGACAGAGGCTGCACCGTCCATGGGACCGTACGAAACCTCG GGGAtgagaagaagacggagctgctgaggGGGCTCCCCGGCGCGGCGGAGCGGCTGGTGCTGTTCGAGGCGGACATCTATGACGCTGCCTCATTCGAGCCGGCCATCCAAGGCTGCGAGTTCGTCTTCCTCGTCGCCACCCCGCTGCAGCACAACTCCGGCAGCTCCAAG TACAAGGACACCACCGAAGCGACATTGGACGCGACGCGCACCATCCTGCAGCAGTGCGAGCGGTCCAAGACGGTGAAGCGTGTCATCCACACGGGCTCCGTTGTCACAGCCTCGCCGCTCCGGGAGGACGGCGACGGGTACAAAGAGTTCGTGAACGAATCCTGCTGGACCCCACTCGGCCTGTCCTGCGACCACAGCAACGAATACATGGAC GCTTATGTATCCTCGAAGACCATCTCTGAGGAGGAATTACTCAAGTACAACGATGACTTCTTCGAGGGTAGAGCGTTCGACGTTGTTGTCTTG TTCCTACAGGCCCTCCTCGGCTCCGTACCACTGGTGCATGTCGATGACGTCTGCGAGGCACATGTCTTCTGCATGGAGAAGTCGTCTGATGTTGTTGGTGGCCGATACCTTTGCACCACCGCGCACACCAACATGCATGACATCTTGGAGCACTACGCCCGCATGCACCCCGAACTCGAGCGGATCAAAGA AGTGGTGGGAGAGGGATTGAGAGTGCAGGCTAACACAAACAAACTTGTGGAGCTGGGATTCAAGTATAAGTATGGAGCAGAGGAGGTGCTTGATGGAAGCGTGGATTGCGGGAAGAGGTTAGGATTGTTGTAA